The Kogia breviceps isolate mKogBre1 chromosome 4, mKogBre1 haplotype 1, whole genome shotgun sequence genome window below encodes:
- the CELF5 gene encoding CUGBP Elav-like family member 5 isoform X6 yields MDASLARVCRPMARPIQVKPADSESRGGDRKLFVGMLNKQQSEEDVLRLFQPFGVIDECTVLRGPDGSSKGCAFVKFSSHTEAQAAIHALHGSQTMPGASSSLVVKFADTDKERTLRRMQQMVGQLGILTPSLTLPFSPYSAYAQALMQQQTTVLSTSGSYLSPGVAFSPCHIQQIGAVSLNGLPATPIAPASGLHSPPLLGTTAVPGLVAPITNGFAGVVPFPGGHPALETVYANGLVPYPAQSPTVAETLHPAFSGVQQYTAMYPTAAITPIAHSVPQPPPLLQQQQREGPEGCNLFIYHLPQEFGDTELTQMFLPFGNIISSKVFMDRATNQSKCFGFVSFDNPASAQTAIQAMNGFQIGMKRLKVQLKRPKDPGHPY; encoded by the exons ATGGATGCCAGCCTGGCGCGCGTCTGCAGGCCG ATGGCACGGCCAATCCAGGTGAAGCCTGCGGACAGCGAAAGCCGAGGAG GGGACCGGAAGCTGTTTGTGGGGATGCTGAACAAGCAGCAGTCAGAGGAGGACGTGCTGCGGCTGTTCCAGCCCTTCGGGGTCATAGACGAGTGCACCGTGCTCCGGGGGCCCGACGGCAGCAGCAAAG GCTGTGCCTTCGTGAAGTTCTCCTCCCATACGGAGGCTCAGGCGGCCATCCACGCCCTGCATGGCAGCCAGACCATGCCG GGTGCTTCCTCCAGCCTGGTGGTCAAGTTTGCTGACACGGACAAGGAGCGGACGCTGCGGCGCATGCAGCAGATGGTGGGCCAGCTGGGCATCCTGACGCCGTCCCTCACCCTGCCCTTCAGCCCCTACAGTGCCTACGCCCAGGCT ctcATGCAGCAGCAGACAACGGTCCTGTCCACCTCAGGCAGCTACCTGAGCCCCGGCGTGGCCTTCTCACCCTGCCACATCCAGCAGATCGGCGCCGTCAGCCTTAACGGGCTGCCCGCCACACCCATCGCCCCTGCCTCTG GACTGCACTCGCCCCCGCTGCTCGGCACCACCGCCGTGCCCGGCCTCGTGGCTCCGATCACCAACGGCTTCGCAGGTGTTGTGCCCTTCCCTGGCGGGCACCCCGCCCTAGAAACCGTATATGCCAATGGCCTTGTGCCCTACCCAG CTCAGAGCCCGACGGTGGCCGAGACCCTTCATCCTGCCTTCTCCGGAGTCCAGCAGTACACAG CCATGTACCCCACCGCGGCCATCACGCCCATCGCGCACAGCGTCCCCCAGCCGCCGCCCctcctgcagcagcagcagcgagaAG GTCCCGAAGGCTGTAACCTGTTTATCTACCACCTCCCCCAGGAGTTTGGAGACACGGAGCTGACACAGATGTTCCTGCCCTTCGGCAATATTATCTCCTCCAAGGTGTTTATGGATCGGGCCACCAACCAGAGCAAATGTTTTG GCTTCGTGAGCTTTGACAACCCGGCCAGCGCGCAGACCGCCATCCAGGCCATGAACGGCTTTCAGATCGGCATGAAGAGGCTCAAAGTGCAGCTGAAGCGGCCCAAAGATCCGGGACACCCCTACTGA
- the CELF5 gene encoding CUGBP Elav-like family member 5 isoform X10, whose translation MDASLARVCRPMARPIQVKPADSESRGGDRKLFVGMLNKQQSEEDVLRLFQPFGVIDECTVLRGPDGSSKGCAFVKFSSHTEAQAAIHALHGSQTMPGASSSLVVKFADTDKERTLRRMQQMVGQLGILTPSLTLPFSPYSAYAQALMQQQTTVLSTSGSYLSPGVAFSPCHIQQIGAVSLNGLPATPIAPASGLHSPPLLGTTAVPGLVAPITNGFAGVVPFPGGHPALETVYANGLVPYPAQSPTVAETLHPAFSGVQQYTAMYPTAAITPIAHSVPQPPPLLQQQQREGVWRHGADTDVPALRQYYLLQGVYGSGHQPEQMFWLREL comes from the exons ATGGATGCCAGCCTGGCGCGCGTCTGCAGGCCG ATGGCACGGCCAATCCAGGTGAAGCCTGCGGACAGCGAAAGCCGAGGAG GGGACCGGAAGCTGTTTGTGGGGATGCTGAACAAGCAGCAGTCAGAGGAGGACGTGCTGCGGCTGTTCCAGCCCTTCGGGGTCATAGACGAGTGCACCGTGCTCCGGGGGCCCGACGGCAGCAGCAAAG GCTGTGCCTTCGTGAAGTTCTCCTCCCATACGGAGGCTCAGGCGGCCATCCACGCCCTGCATGGCAGCCAGACCATGCCG GGTGCTTCCTCCAGCCTGGTGGTCAAGTTTGCTGACACGGACAAGGAGCGGACGCTGCGGCGCATGCAGCAGATGGTGGGCCAGCTGGGCATCCTGACGCCGTCCCTCACCCTGCCCTTCAGCCCCTACAGTGCCTACGCCCAGGCT ctcATGCAGCAGCAGACAACGGTCCTGTCCACCTCAGGCAGCTACCTGAGCCCCGGCGTGGCCTTCTCACCCTGCCACATCCAGCAGATCGGCGCCGTCAGCCTTAACGGGCTGCCCGCCACACCCATCGCCCCTGCCTCTG GACTGCACTCGCCCCCGCTGCTCGGCACCACCGCCGTGCCCGGCCTCGTGGCTCCGATCACCAACGGCTTCGCAGGTGTTGTGCCCTTCCCTGGCGGGCACCCCGCCCTAGAAACCGTATATGCCAATGGCCTTGTGCCCTACCCAG CTCAGAGCCCGACGGTGGCCGAGACCCTTCATCCTGCCTTCTCCGGAGTCCAGCAGTACACAG CCATGTACCCCACCGCGGCCATCACGCCCATCGCGCACAGCGTCCCCCAGCCGCCGCCCctcctgcagcagcagcagcgagaAG GAGTTTGGAGACACGGAGCTGACACAGATGTTCCTGCCCTTCGGCAATATTATCTCCTCCAAGGTGTTTATGGATCGGGCCACCAACCAGAGCAAATGTTTTG GCTTCGTGAGCTTTGA
- the CELF5 gene encoding CUGBP Elav-like family member 5 isoform X7 yields the protein MPAWRASAGRWMARPIQVKPADSESRGGDRKLFVGMLNKQQSEEDVLRLFQPFGVIDECTVLRGPDGSSKGCAFVKFSSHTEAQAAIHALHGSQTMPGASSSLVVKFADTDKERTLRRMQQMVGQLGILTPSLTLPFSPYSAYAQALMQQQTTVLSTSGSYLSPGVAFSPCHIQQIGAVSLNGLPATPIAPASGLHSPPLLGTTAVPGLVAPITNGFAGVVPFPGGHPALETVYANGLVPYPAQSPTVAETLHPAFSGVQQYTAMYPTAAITPIAHSVPQPPPLLQQQQREGPEGCNLFIYHLPQEFGDTELTQMFLPFGNIISSKVFMDRATNQSKCFGFVSFDNPASAQTAIQAMNGFQIGMKRLKVQLKRPKDPGHPY from the exons ATGCCAGCCTGGCGCGCGTCTGCAGGCCGGTGG ATGGCACGGCCAATCCAGGTGAAGCCTGCGGACAGCGAAAGCCGAGGAG GGGACCGGAAGCTGTTTGTGGGGATGCTGAACAAGCAGCAGTCAGAGGAGGACGTGCTGCGGCTGTTCCAGCCCTTCGGGGTCATAGACGAGTGCACCGTGCTCCGGGGGCCCGACGGCAGCAGCAAAG GCTGTGCCTTCGTGAAGTTCTCCTCCCATACGGAGGCTCAGGCGGCCATCCACGCCCTGCATGGCAGCCAGACCATGCCG GGTGCTTCCTCCAGCCTGGTGGTCAAGTTTGCTGACACGGACAAGGAGCGGACGCTGCGGCGCATGCAGCAGATGGTGGGCCAGCTGGGCATCCTGACGCCGTCCCTCACCCTGCCCTTCAGCCCCTACAGTGCCTACGCCCAGGCT ctcATGCAGCAGCAGACAACGGTCCTGTCCACCTCAGGCAGCTACCTGAGCCCCGGCGTGGCCTTCTCACCCTGCCACATCCAGCAGATCGGCGCCGTCAGCCTTAACGGGCTGCCCGCCACACCCATCGCCCCTGCCTCTG GACTGCACTCGCCCCCGCTGCTCGGCACCACCGCCGTGCCCGGCCTCGTGGCTCCGATCACCAACGGCTTCGCAGGTGTTGTGCCCTTCCCTGGCGGGCACCCCGCCCTAGAAACCGTATATGCCAATGGCCTTGTGCCCTACCCAG CTCAGAGCCCGACGGTGGCCGAGACCCTTCATCCTGCCTTCTCCGGAGTCCAGCAGTACACAG CCATGTACCCCACCGCGGCCATCACGCCCATCGCGCACAGCGTCCCCCAGCCGCCGCCCctcctgcagcagcagcagcgagaAG GTCCCGAAGGCTGTAACCTGTTTATCTACCACCTCCCCCAGGAGTTTGGAGACACGGAGCTGACACAGATGTTCCTGCCCTTCGGCAATATTATCTCCTCCAAGGTGTTTATGGATCGGGCCACCAACCAGAGCAAATGTTTTG GCTTCGTGAGCTTTGACAACCCGGCCAGCGCGCAGACCGCCATCCAGGCCATGAACGGCTTTCAGATCGGCATGAAGAGGCTCAAAGTGCAGCTGAAGCGGCCCAAAGATCCGGGACACCCCTACTGA
- the CELF5 gene encoding CUGBP Elav-like family member 5 isoform X11 translates to MPAWRASAGRWMARPIQVKPADSESRGGDRKLFVGMLNKQQSEEDVLRLFQPFGVIDECTVLRGPDGSSKGCAFVKFSSHTEAQAAIHALHGSQTMPGASSSLVVKFADTDKERTLRRMQQMVGQLGILTPSLTLPFSPYSAYAQALMQQQTTVLSTSGSYLSPGVAFSPCHIQQIGAVSLNGLPATPIAPASGLHSPPLLGTTAVPGLVAPITNGFAGVVPFPGGHPALETVYANGLVPYPAQSPTVAETLHPAFSGVQQYTAMYPTAAITPIAHSVPQPPPLLQQQQREGVWRHGADTDVPALRQYYLLQGVYGSGHQPEQMFWLREL, encoded by the exons ATGCCAGCCTGGCGCGCGTCTGCAGGCCGGTGG ATGGCACGGCCAATCCAGGTGAAGCCTGCGGACAGCGAAAGCCGAGGAG GGGACCGGAAGCTGTTTGTGGGGATGCTGAACAAGCAGCAGTCAGAGGAGGACGTGCTGCGGCTGTTCCAGCCCTTCGGGGTCATAGACGAGTGCACCGTGCTCCGGGGGCCCGACGGCAGCAGCAAAG GCTGTGCCTTCGTGAAGTTCTCCTCCCATACGGAGGCTCAGGCGGCCATCCACGCCCTGCATGGCAGCCAGACCATGCCG GGTGCTTCCTCCAGCCTGGTGGTCAAGTTTGCTGACACGGACAAGGAGCGGACGCTGCGGCGCATGCAGCAGATGGTGGGCCAGCTGGGCATCCTGACGCCGTCCCTCACCCTGCCCTTCAGCCCCTACAGTGCCTACGCCCAGGCT ctcATGCAGCAGCAGACAACGGTCCTGTCCACCTCAGGCAGCTACCTGAGCCCCGGCGTGGCCTTCTCACCCTGCCACATCCAGCAGATCGGCGCCGTCAGCCTTAACGGGCTGCCCGCCACACCCATCGCCCCTGCCTCTG GACTGCACTCGCCCCCGCTGCTCGGCACCACCGCCGTGCCCGGCCTCGTGGCTCCGATCACCAACGGCTTCGCAGGTGTTGTGCCCTTCCCTGGCGGGCACCCCGCCCTAGAAACCGTATATGCCAATGGCCTTGTGCCCTACCCAG CTCAGAGCCCGACGGTGGCCGAGACCCTTCATCCTGCCTTCTCCGGAGTCCAGCAGTACACAG CCATGTACCCCACCGCGGCCATCACGCCCATCGCGCACAGCGTCCCCCAGCCGCCGCCCctcctgcagcagcagcagcgagaAG GAGTTTGGAGACACGGAGCTGACACAGATGTTCCTGCCCTTCGGCAATATTATCTCCTCCAAGGTGTTTATGGATCGGGCCACCAACCAGAGCAAATGTTTTG GCTTCGTGAGCTTTGA
- the CELF5 gene encoding CUGBP Elav-like family member 5 isoform X8, with the protein MARPIQVKPADSESRGGDRKLFVGMLNKQQSEEDVLRLFQPFGVIDECTVLRGPDGSSKGCAFVKFSSHTEAQAAIHALHGSQTMPGASSSLVVKFADTDKERTLRRMQQMVGQLGILTPSLTLPFSPYSAYAQALMQQQTTVLSTSGSYLSPGVAFSPCHIQQIGAVSLNGLPATPIAPASGLHSPPLLGTTAVPGLVAPITNGFAGVVPFPGGHPALETVYANGLVPYPAQSPTVAETLHPAFSGVQQYTAMYPTAAITPIAHSVPQPPPLLQQQQREGPEGCNLFIYHLPQEFGDTELTQMFLPFGNIISSKVFMDRATNQSKCFGFVSFDNPASAQTAIQAMNGFQIGMKRLKVQLKRPKDPGHPY; encoded by the exons ATGGCACGGCCAATCCAGGTGAAGCCTGCGGACAGCGAAAGCCGAGGAG GGGACCGGAAGCTGTTTGTGGGGATGCTGAACAAGCAGCAGTCAGAGGAGGACGTGCTGCGGCTGTTCCAGCCCTTCGGGGTCATAGACGAGTGCACCGTGCTCCGGGGGCCCGACGGCAGCAGCAAAG GCTGTGCCTTCGTGAAGTTCTCCTCCCATACGGAGGCTCAGGCGGCCATCCACGCCCTGCATGGCAGCCAGACCATGCCG GGTGCTTCCTCCAGCCTGGTGGTCAAGTTTGCTGACACGGACAAGGAGCGGACGCTGCGGCGCATGCAGCAGATGGTGGGCCAGCTGGGCATCCTGACGCCGTCCCTCACCCTGCCCTTCAGCCCCTACAGTGCCTACGCCCAGGCT ctcATGCAGCAGCAGACAACGGTCCTGTCCACCTCAGGCAGCTACCTGAGCCCCGGCGTGGCCTTCTCACCCTGCCACATCCAGCAGATCGGCGCCGTCAGCCTTAACGGGCTGCCCGCCACACCCATCGCCCCTGCCTCTG GACTGCACTCGCCCCCGCTGCTCGGCACCACCGCCGTGCCCGGCCTCGTGGCTCCGATCACCAACGGCTTCGCAGGTGTTGTGCCCTTCCCTGGCGGGCACCCCGCCCTAGAAACCGTATATGCCAATGGCCTTGTGCCCTACCCAG CTCAGAGCCCGACGGTGGCCGAGACCCTTCATCCTGCCTTCTCCGGAGTCCAGCAGTACACAG CCATGTACCCCACCGCGGCCATCACGCCCATCGCGCACAGCGTCCCCCAGCCGCCGCCCctcctgcagcagcagcagcgagaAG GTCCCGAAGGCTGTAACCTGTTTATCTACCACCTCCCCCAGGAGTTTGGAGACACGGAGCTGACACAGATGTTCCTGCCCTTCGGCAATATTATCTCCTCCAAGGTGTTTATGGATCGGGCCACCAACCAGAGCAAATGTTTTG GCTTCGTGAGCTTTGACAACCCGGCCAGCGCGCAGACCGCCATCCAGGCCATGAACGGCTTTCAGATCGGCATGAAGAGGCTCAAAGTGCAGCTGAAGCGGCCCAAAGATCCGGGACACCCCTACTGA
- the CELF5 gene encoding CUGBP Elav-like family member 5 isoform X9, with protein MARPIQVKPADSESRGGDRKLFVGMLNKQQSEEDVLRLFQPFGVIDECTVLRGPDGSSKGCAFVKFSSHTEAQAAIHALHGSQTMPGASSSLVVKFADTDKERTLRRMQQMVGQLGILTPSLTLPFSPYSAYAQALMQQQTTVLSTSGSYLSPGVAFSPCHIQQIGAVSLNGLPATPIAPASGLHSPPLLGTTAVPGLVAPITNGFAGVVPFPGGHPALETVYANGLVPYPAQSPTVAETLHPAFSGVQQYTGPEGCNLFIYHLPQEFGDTELTQMFLPFGNIISSKVFMDRATNQSKCFGFVSFDNPASAQTAIQAMNGFQIGMKRLKVQLKRPKDPGHPY; from the exons ATGGCACGGCCAATCCAGGTGAAGCCTGCGGACAGCGAAAGCCGAGGAG GGGACCGGAAGCTGTTTGTGGGGATGCTGAACAAGCAGCAGTCAGAGGAGGACGTGCTGCGGCTGTTCCAGCCCTTCGGGGTCATAGACGAGTGCACCGTGCTCCGGGGGCCCGACGGCAGCAGCAAAG GCTGTGCCTTCGTGAAGTTCTCCTCCCATACGGAGGCTCAGGCGGCCATCCACGCCCTGCATGGCAGCCAGACCATGCCG GGTGCTTCCTCCAGCCTGGTGGTCAAGTTTGCTGACACGGACAAGGAGCGGACGCTGCGGCGCATGCAGCAGATGGTGGGCCAGCTGGGCATCCTGACGCCGTCCCTCACCCTGCCCTTCAGCCCCTACAGTGCCTACGCCCAGGCT ctcATGCAGCAGCAGACAACGGTCCTGTCCACCTCAGGCAGCTACCTGAGCCCCGGCGTGGCCTTCTCACCCTGCCACATCCAGCAGATCGGCGCCGTCAGCCTTAACGGGCTGCCCGCCACACCCATCGCCCCTGCCTCTG GACTGCACTCGCCCCCGCTGCTCGGCACCACCGCCGTGCCCGGCCTCGTGGCTCCGATCACCAACGGCTTCGCAGGTGTTGTGCCCTTCCCTGGCGGGCACCCCGCCCTAGAAACCGTATATGCCAATGGCCTTGTGCCCTACCCAG CTCAGAGCCCGACGGTGGCCGAGACCCTTCATCCTGCCTTCTCCGGAGTCCAGCAGTACACAG GTCCCGAAGGCTGTAACCTGTTTATCTACCACCTCCCCCAGGAGTTTGGAGACACGGAGCTGACACAGATGTTCCTGCCCTTCGGCAATATTATCTCCTCCAAGGTGTTTATGGATCGGGCCACCAACCAGAGCAAATGTTTTG GCTTCGTGAGCTTTGACAACCCGGCCAGCGCGCAGACCGCCATCCAGGCCATGAACGGCTTTCAGATCGGCATGAAGAGGCTCAAAGTGCAGCTGAAGCGGCCCAAAGATCCGGGACACCCCTACTGA